From the Engraulis encrasicolus isolate BLACKSEA-1 chromosome 18, IST_EnEncr_1.0, whole genome shotgun sequence genome, the window AACCAGTACAGTGCTTGAAggtggagagaagtgccgcacactccctcGAGTTAAatgaacaagtttttaatgtgacaacgtttcggcctgtctgccttcctcaggtcacgtgtgcaTAAATCAGTTCCCAACCAGGGCAGGGGTACACAACAGTGCACCGGTAGGAGTATACGACCGCAATACAGGGGGCACTACGTGGAAAAATGTAGGCATCTTATAACAAAAGTATGGAGAGCATTTCACACATGTAGAATATGAGTTAGGGCAGTGTTTTTGGACCCCATGTAAGGTTgcttggaattcaaatggggttgtctgaaatgtctaggtgtgaaaaaaGCAATACTGATAGATATCACAAATTATAACATAATAACTATTTAATATTCTGAAACAGCACATGCAATCTTATTCTTTGATGACTGTCTTTAGGGTTTCATAGCATATAAGTTacctctttgttttttgttttgttttttacgtGTAGAAATTTGACATGAGAAAATGGGGTCCCGGGTCAAAGAAAAGATTGGAAACcactgagttagggggtactcatgccaggtataacaaaaataataataataataattgtatttgtatagcactgtgtcatacaaggcatgtaactcgaagtgcttaacaaatgggggaaaaaaaacattgttagagatggatttagaaggagaggtatagaggagaggcagaaatagcaggaaggcagaggaagaagagatagatagagatcgtagagtcataaggtcaacgtaggttaggaccaggattcttagatgcataAGGTCCAtggtggctgggcctagcataagtcatagatagtcacacagagattgggcgctcaggtgcgggaAAGGCTTGGGGAGTGGACCACAAAACaaaatggttgggaaacactgatctaaattAATACAGCATGACCATGCAATGTGGCACGCAGCAATGGGCACGGGTGGGGCACGAAAAATCAATACCACAATCCCTTCTGAATACAGTGTGGAGATAAATCCCCATCTGTACAACTGGTTGATGGTGGTGAGGTGACCTAAATCCATGCATTGGGTGGTTGGTAGGGTTTACAGTGATGCCCTGGCGGTGCATGGGCTGGACACATATGTTTTTCAACTTCATAATCCTCCTAATCATAAGATGTCATGACAGCTGAACTGTAAGTAATTGAAGCTAACTGTAAGCTGTCTGCTGGACACCTCTCTTGGCTACGAGACAGCCAATCAGCATGGCTGATGATGGGggacatgcatgcgtgtctgtgtttacGCTCGACTAGTGAGCTATGTGCACCTACATGCTTGCTTACCAGAAACCCTTGTCTGTTGattacgctgctgctgctgttgtattCTACGCCACCCTATGGGCCTACTTGGCTGACCTGATGACTGGGTCGGTTACGGTGAAACCAGTTTGctcacattgtaggcctattagacACAGTGTTGAAATGTAATGATAGATCTGTGCACTGCACAGGCCTGATCTAATAAAAAAAACGTGATTGCACAagggaaataaaaataaaataaaataaaagaatattGTGTGGATATCCTTTTGGCAACAATGGAATAtcaaggtggtgtgtgtgaggcaaAGGACAACAGCTAGGCCTGTTCACTAAGCAGTGTCTAGGCCTAGCGCTGATCCAGACAGCTCAGAGGTTAGggagaatgtgagtgtgagtgatgaTGACGGAACTTGTCAACTTACCATTGAGGCCATTCGGGATGCTTCTGTGGTGATGTGGGGCCGACAGGTCATCCATAGACCTCCCTATGGTCGTCGTCGACACCACCTTGGGGTCACTAACTTTGTGTGAGTGATTGTGGTTGTGGTGATGGTCGGGGCTACCCGCGCTCCCGGTGCTTGAGGTGCTACTTCCATCTCCCACGTCTCGCACGTTGCCCGTGCCCCCGTTGAGGTTGGTGAGGCTCGACTGGCTGTCGATGGAGCTCCTGGAACCAGCTCCGTTCCGGTCCTCGTCCAGCATGAGAATGATTTCCTTCAGGTCCGCGTTCTCCCGCAACATGCTCTCCTGGCAGGACTCGAGCTCCTTGAGTTTCTGTTGGTACAGGCCCACATCCTTCCACATGGAGCTCGCCGTGTACCTGCCAAAGCGCTGCCACTCCCGCGACAACTTCTTGCCCTTCTGCCGGTCGTCGTCCAAGAAGCAGCATAGCTCCCGCAGCTCCTGGTTGTCGTCCTGAAGTTTCTGGTTGATCTCCTTGAGATTCCTGATCTCGTGCAGGTGTACCTGCAGCCGACGGTTGACGTCCTTCATCATGTTGCCATGTTCTATCATCAGGTTCATCTTCTCGCCGTCCGCCTTGCGCAGTCTTTTGATCAGCTCCTCTTTGCTACATCTGAATAGTTCCTCGTCGGAAACCTTGCCCAGGTCGTCCCTGAGACCGTCAGTACAATTTTTCGCCATAGCCTATCCTCGGGTAAGATTTATGTCCCCACGGTCCTCGTTCAAATACTTCAGAGCCCGCAACCCAGGCTAAGTCATTGTGATGGAATGCAAAATGTAACCGAAAACAATTACTATAAACTGTTGCGCGCGCTCAGTCAAAATCATACATCAAACAAGTTGTAACTGCACCGATGGCATGGACATCAAATTCGACCAACGACTGAAATAAATCATTTCATTCCACCCTCGTCCAGTCTGTGCCGTCGTTAGGCTAAGCAGCCCACTTTACAATGGCAAATGTCTTTTTAATAGCAATGCGTTGTAACTGAATAACAGATTAGCACATAAATATAGCTTCGATATCTTACCGTAAAATTATGTTTTAGAACCATAGCGTTGGCTCCATCCTCTAGGGCGCACAGCGCTATGGTGTGCGACGGGAGTGTACCAATTCATCCGCATGTAGCTCACAGAAAATCCTAGGACGCGAGCCAACAGTGTCAAAATATGAACGCCAGACGAAATAAAAACGAGAAAACAGCAACGAATCCAATCTATTCTGCTGAAATTCACCGGTTCAAAATAGGTCCACACATTAAAATTCTCATGGCGCCTGAAAAAGGCAAGCGTAAACGTTCCAGAGACACGCTCAAGCCAAGCCCGGAGTCTTCCCCTGGAAGATGTTAACGAATTGGGGTAGCCTATTGAGTCCTCCCCGTTGGAATTAGCTGCGCTGTCCTCCCCCGCTTCCCAAGGATTGGTTTGAAATCATTCAAGAGGATTTTGGCCAAGACGGCCAATCAACACGGAGGGAAAGAGTCTGAGCAGGTACTCAGATGAGAACTATGGTCAAGCCTATCCTTCACTTAGCTCTGCCTTCTTAAAGGGCCAGCAAACCCCACCGATATGTAACCCACACCTGCTCCGCGCCAATTAGGCCTAGTGCACAATCCACGAATTCAATCGGGTTATTTAGTTTTTCAACAGGTAGCCTATGCCTAATGACGCCTAAAGTATTTGGGGAACAACTTTAAAAAACAGTTATTAGGCTATTTTATAACTGGCATGGCATTAATAACTATAGCCTAATACTATAATAACATtgttattggtggtggtggtgatgatgatgatgatgatgatggtggttggtggtggaaaTGGAAATGATGATGATATTCAGTTATCAACATATTTAGGCTActatttacatattacattacatatattTTCTCAAATTGGCCTACATGCTCTGTTTTTTAATCTACCTTATAATTCATAATAATTGAGATGCATCTAGTTTCTGCATTTATTTCAGCAGTTGGTCCCAATTATTTGTGCTATAGACCTAGATTGGAATGTGCGCCTAGATAGGCCCACTCTGGAAAGTAGGCCCGTGCACCAATTcttaataggcctacaacatgagATGCTTCAGCCTTACAATCCGAATGGCTCAGATCACAAGAAAATAATTTATAAAAACTGCCAGTTAAGTGAAAATATATGTGATGAAACAGCTTTTAGTCAATAATAAAAAGTGCCCTAAGTGATCCAAGGTTAGACTATATATTGATATGTCCATCAAAATATGTTGTAAGAACTGCTCTACATTTGTTTATTGTACTTTCTGTTTACTTGTCTTATAAGTTGTTTTATTTACTTgttattctgtttttttgttttacctgctTACTGTATGTtggattcattttcatttttgtaaAGGCTTAGTTGAGCAACCTTGCTGCAGGTATAGGAAATATGCCATGTAAATAATCCTTATACCTTCTTATTGATTTATAATACAGTATAGGTTTAATACATAGCCTATAGGCATATGTGTATGGTGAATGTGCTGGTGAAATGGCAGAGTAGTGGCATACATTGAGGTGCAATTACATCTCAGGGTACAgaaatgaatgtaggcctacttatatcaAGGAAATAGCCAAGGCCACACATTTTGTTGTCTGAGTTTGTAACCTCTTTGAGAATGCTGCCATCTAGTGGATGATAAAACACTTACACATGGATGCTCGTCCAAAGTCTTCATGTTGAATTCTATTGGTCATTCTGATATAAATATTCTGTTACTATTAACCTAATTGACTTTTGTAGGTTACTGCCAGGCTCTGGTTACTGCTGAATTGGTGGACTCACACATCTAATAGGGTCATAATACCGTAAAGGAGCGGTTCTCCAACATGATTGGAACGCCGAACAAGAACCATACATACCCTACCATATGTGTCACCTTTTGTCAGGAGGAGAGTTTGtgggggggaggggcttagaACAACATTTGCAAATAGTTTGAAAAGACATTGCAGCAACTGGAAttctaacaaaaacaaaaaggaaataaCGTATGCATGACTGTTGAGCATATAAATTCCCAAAACTTGCCGCTAGGTGCATCAGCGGGCTCCatagctcagtggttagagcactggtctTGTAAACCAGGGGTCGCGAGTTCGATCCTCGCTGGGGCCTAGGGCGCGTTCCTTTTCATCTGTGAAGCTGATCCTTTGAGATTCTTTGTAACTAATTCGCGAACATGATACAATAGGGGAGATTTTGTAACGAATGCGTGAATATGATGCAATATGGTGGCTACATGTGTTTCTAGCTGTTATATAATTCAAATACAGTACATCGAACAGTAAATAGCCTAAATCCCATTATGACTAGATGTGTAATCTGCGAATGGTTTTGTTGTGAACCCTTGATTTATCTGATACAGTCAGCCAAAACATTGAGTGAGAATATTTTGTAAATAGCCCAAGTGACATGTAAAGATTCAACTCACCTCAGTCAGTGCTATTCTAATCTAATTTATCCCGGCAGGCACCCAGGATAGTCATGTTAGGCAGAATGCTGGCTACTGTGGCTTTGTAGGCCTAGGTCACAAAACAAGCTTCTTTTATCATGCGTAGTGTACACATATGAATGTATAATCTTTGCTCATCATTTCTTGATCGATTCACGGATCCTACACTTCATCTAAACGCACCCTGGCTCGTAAGGTATGCCCCAAAGACAAGACGTATAGTACTCCCCACTGACTTACTCCCCCAATCCATATGGAAATGCCACCCCCTGTTGGCTCTCCCTGGTAAATTCATGTTAGACCACGAGGAAATCATCTGTAATGGTGCTGGTCTCACTTGTGACTTGTAACCGATAGCCTGGCTAGGATAGTGCTGCTGGTGTGGAGTCCTCAACAAACATATTCTGAGCTGCAAGGATGCAGAGAAAATACACCCGAGTTTTTTATTTTCCAGAGAGTCGCACCATGTCAAGGAATTGTGTCACACTGTTTGCCTTACAAGCACAAGAAGGAGAAGGACGGAGAAGAACAACATATAACAAACTTGTAAAACAcatatttaatgtttttttttccagtaggCTGCTGTTATTGTGATGCACAATGAAGCTGCATATATTACTTTGTATTTTGCAAGGTGTAAATAACTGGAAATTATGTGTGGATGCAGTTTTGTTCAATTATTGAATGCAGGCCTATTGATAAATACAGTATAGCTTACTATACAGtattatcagggctctaaattaacacacgccaacacgccaaacacgggtgaaaattcattttggctagtagaaaaaaatacctacccgccaatttggctagtagcgcccgagtacagtaacttatgaacggtaaaccgctgctctgacgaacgttatacggcgagatttcctacattacccatggacactagcgtcacgacgtagcctcccaccgtgggctttccacaaggctttccagtgcatcgagcgtcaactccatgctgttgcgcgcgccaggattgaaaacatttcagacgaccagccttctgtcagctaagctgtgctcacactattctgacgggcggctctcctcctatgctctcgccgctttcgctacaacctttttaacgtcaaccttgctgtaacaggctgcatttttgaagcagcgaggccctgaccgtttcaataacaggacttacgcagattatgcatagcgctacttctgttgtgtagactatgtttagtgcgagtgatgagaatgtggcgagggttagagcaaggttctgtgtgttggtgaatgctagtagtggTTGCAAATAGTggcgttaaaaatgagtggttttgGAACGAAATAGCGGCCGGGGCGGGGGAGGAgggccgactgtcagagtagtgtgaccgtggctgtcagttcagttgtcttctgaaatgttcagtccTGGCGCAACGCaattggaaagcccacgccatcggaaagggaaaaaaagcaaccaacgatgaaactgtggaagtaacaaaggaagcgaagattcccgagatttacttttaattaaactaggcttcttgtcattttgttgcgcatggtagagaagagctcctcctctctcctctccttttcctctcatctcttctccttccttggggtgtgcgtatgtgaggtttagtgtttggctgtgtgcttggttactgtatgttataggtctgttatgtgagtggcttgtgtgatgtgattcagctgttttcagaggaattgaacaaaaactaatcaaattaattaggcctaagtaatgaaagtaaaaaataaagcagaagttacaaaataattaaaaaatatatagcctataatatgcttattatgtaggcatataataGCCTATGCAgccctatagtgtatctgtgttgtagaaacagttggacaaaatgaccatttaattagaaaaaaaataactagcctaatgcatagtttattttggcgagattaaaaaaaaatggctagttgaacttctgtttggctggtaagaaaaaatgtccactagccaaattggctggtggtggaaaaagttaatttagagccctgagtataatacagtataacacaCTACTGTCCAATATGAAAATTTAAattatatatgtatattaatattatattaataCACACGTATATTAATATTCAGTTATtttagtacatatgcaaattaataaataatagtcaataatgtactttttcaaaagcAAAGATACATTTTCCATAGCTCTATTTGCACAGAGTAACCAAGGATTAACTCagtcaaccaaccaatcaatcaaacaaacaaacaatcaatcaaacaatcaaacaaacacgcTACCAAGAAAATCACAACTCATGACAATGATATTTTTATGTCagaagcctctttgtgcagatggggtcgccggcgggcatattcactgctatgacattatcgagagccttaggtaacagattaagacataaccattacaattttggtgacagcaaggttataacCTAGGATTTACGCAAAGGGGTTAACAAAGTCTTATAGATATGACATAGAATGAAAGTgcttgaatacttttgtcctccAAACATACAAAGTCAGTGCTCGTGTTCGTGATGGTGTAGTTCTGCGCAGATTGCGCTGCGTGCACACGCAATGTGAAATTACGACGGAATTTTCTAAGCAGAATGCATCGTACTTTCTCATTGCCCATGCACGTTGCGCAGAGTGCACAGAAATGCGCCGTCACAAACACGGCCAATGTCTCTGTGGCTTATGCAGTGCCCCGCAGTTTGAGCGTGCACATGACCCCACTCTCAGGCCGCAGCGTGCCTGTGTCCAGGATCTCAAAGGACTGCCCAGGCACCAGGCTGAAGTCAAATCTCTGCAGCAGTTTAGCCATTGCAACCTTTGCCTCGATCTGCAAAACAAACATGCCGTTTATGGCCCCACATTAGTGGAACTGACAGGTCATTATTATGTAATCCTTTAATGGGAGGGTAATATCAAGGCAGGTTGGGTGATTGTTGccctgtgttggtgtgtatgttttACCTGAGAGAAGTTTTGACCAAGACAGGAGCGTGGGCCCAACGCAAAGGGAAAATAGCAGTAGTAAGGTCTGAGAGAGAAAAGCACAGCAAGATGCTTTTACTGCTTACAAGACAACAATTTTGTATACAATTTATGTCTTCAATGGAAACAAAAGAATTTGATGTCTTACTTGGGAGCATTCACATTAAATCTCTCTGGGTCGAACGTCAATGGATCTTTGAAGAATCTGTCCAGTCTTGAACTCACATATGAACTGAACTATTGACAGAAGAAAAAATAATTACCTTAAGGAACTGCCAATATTAAACAATGGTTATTTAACAGTAATATGTATCATATTTAATAACATTACAAACTAAATTGTGGCAAATAAACAATCTAAAATTGTTATCACATCACTGTGTGAGAAATTGGACACTCACGAGAACAGCGCAGTTGCCTGGGACCTTGATGCCATCGATGACGATGTCCTTAGCCAGCCAGCGAGATGTGCCAGGGGCAGTAGGGTACAGCCTCAGAGTCTCCTTCAGCACCTTGAATAACAACCAAGGATTGACATTGGCACTTGCAGACCAGCAAAATACTGGTAAACCAACCTGTGGGCAGTTCAGTGACACTTGTCCACTTTGGCAGGTAGCCAAGTGTCCTTTTCCCCATTGTGCATGAAAAAAACCTCAAAACAACACTCAAGAAAAGGCACATTCCAGACAGTGTGACAATgcaattaaaggaccagttctgtcaatttcaatatgctgttgtattgctcacgctacccttgacttgtcagtagccggtgatgctgcatttttccgagatccgagctattctaatgggggcagattacaactccaaatgttttcccaaaatgtatcactgtttgctagttgtttgctgatgttgcataaccttttagattaggggtgtcaaacatacggcccgcgggccgcatccggcccggatgtaaaaaaaaatatatatatatatatatatttttttttttttattatttattttatttttttaaatgaaataaccgaaatgcgcaattacggccctcggggcaaaatcgaaacctgcatgacattaacccaatggtccctctgttacactgtatatatgtagtaaagtgcacatcacacttctattataaatagtgaatttgtactgtaacaggcatttcataaagctcatatattatagacctcatatatagagataaaatgttaatacttcttattcttattgtattggtattggttgtaattaaataataaatataataggatttgtattggttcctattaagctcaaactggaaacgggatgttagaatgcgtgaaaatgcaggaaattacatataagaaatacaaaatgttctgggggtaaacccccagaccccctgccaaaatgaactgtcccatatttaattaattgacggttgccaatgaatgaatgaagtcaaggaaattttgcataggattatcagtattgcattgctttctacatattcaacacacttaaaacgtgatagtactgaacactaatcctctgctttacgtttttttttttttttttgcgatgatgttactaatgcggcccgcttgaggtccacatgggttgtatgcggcccccggaccaaaatgagtttgacacccctgttttagatgttattgggaataaattaagatgtttttttgaaatgtgagtattacaactgcatgttgaaattcgcagaagttatcctttaacttcATGTCAAAACTATAATGATATCCCAGACTAGTGGCAATgtaatagtggtgtgtgtgtaaatgacctGGTTTAGATAGGTGAGGCGACCAAGGTCTTCATTGCTGATATCCTGTTTAACTCCAAGCACATCGTCCACTTCCTCCTTAAGCCTTGGTTAGcgatcacatactgtacattagtcTCTCGTGCAATTATTCACAGATTAATAAATGGCTAATGAAACAATTCTCCGTTATGTATTGTCTGTGTTATTACAATCACATACCTCTGTAGTATCTCAGGGTGTCTTCCAAGTTCCATGATTGCAAATGCAAGCTGATTGGCAGTTGTTTCTTGTCCTTGATACAGAAAAAATATTCAACCAATTAAAACATAAAGAATAATTGTTAGGTGAGTAATTGAAATAATGCTGATTTAGATTTTCTGTTTGCGTATTGTGATTATAACCTGCAATGAAGAATGTGACAAAGTTGTCAAGCATGATTTCTTCGTCATCATCTTTCTTGTTTTCCTCTGTAAACACAAAACAACATGGTTTTTAGTATCCTCACTTACCCCCATCTTATGATCACTTTACTTTTTGCAGAGTGTCTCCATGCACCTTACCAGGATTTATATTCTTTGTTAAATACTATTTTATGTCTTTGTCCACTATCTTCTACATTACAATACTATATCATAGACTTACTGTATCTGTCATTCTTGGTCATGTTAacctcttgtctacctcaactcacagaacATGTTTTTGCAATTGCCATTTTTTCTGTAATTTTTATTTTTCCCTCCCAAATTATTGTCTGtattatatgtgtcttgaaatgtccatgtggacattatgtgtatttatgtaagataaatgacaccttcatttcctctaGGGGATTTAAATATacattgcattgtactgtatgttaaagcTTTACCATATGTGCAAAACAGAAATATTTCATATTGCATTCCCAATAAAACTTCAAGTGTAAGGATGGTGTGCGGGATATTTGTTGTCCAGTAGTCTACATAGAGTATCATAATCTTTGTGCTGTTGTATGAAGAATGTATAGAAACATTAGTCACCAGCACTCTTGAGGATCTGAGTGAGAATGTCCATCGggacctcctctccactctggaCAGCCTTCTTCCTCTCGTTTATCCACATGGCTCCAGTTTTGCGAAGCAGTTGGCAAGCTTCCTTTATTTCCTCAATCACCTTTTTGTTCTTACTCCAAAGCTGGATTAAATCAAGAGAGTTGTGTTTCACCGATATAAAGTTAACCGGATTCATTTGTTTGAAAGAGGGTATCATTATGTTTCATAAGTTCCAACAGAGTTTCCGAAAACATTAGCTCGGACTTTGATTTGCCACTGAGACTTATATTATTTGCAAACGTTAGTACTAGTAATAAAGCTAGTACTTAGCCATTTTGCAAATCGATGGACCACTacaattttggaaacattatttaaGGAATCATATTTAATGTTGTTCAAAGCAGGTTTCCATTAGTTGATTAAATATGTGCGTTGAAATccctcttggtaacactttaaaataacATCCTATTCAAAGGCATATAATCACttcattaacatttaataataattaagatttaacaaagcatttacaaatgtttgtaaatgagtaataaccaaagtACAACtgtacagtggagtgggaattAACTTCTACTgtttgagttttatgtggtttcatgccttctggtctttggaggagaaacttccaggaccgctacgactgcgctgtgtctgctgtgttaacacaacgcagtctcaccccaagtagtcaatttctgactaccttgaaccagactgcaatttttgacgtcttgggtattccttccacgtcacatcttgactatgtggcctaaccctaaacctattcctaaacctaacctcaatgacgttatgctgccacaagggtgcgcctttgaggacatagtcaaaatgtgacgtggaaggaatacccaagacgtcaaaaattgcagtctggtcaaaggtactcagatattgactacttggggtgagactgtgtaggttaacatagtatttcttgcccatttataaacattttaaacattttgttgataattagttcattatttataaagtgtttataaagctgtgaataggacgttattctaaAGTGGTACCTCCCTCTTTGTAAGAAAACGAAATTTCATACAGTAACAAGTTCTGCCCCTGTTGTGCCAGTTGCTCACCTGGAAAAGTGGGTCTCGGATATAGTGGACCATCCCTTTTAGACACATCTCAATGGCTTGGGGAAATGGAGAGTCATTGACATTCATCAAGTCAAGGTCCACTCCAAATGCAATCTGGATTACAATAGAAAAAACGCAACTTCGTGATCAACAGATTAACTCTCACTATAATGCATTTGACAACTTCTTAATTGTAATTGTAAAAATATTTTCTTAAACATGTATGAGGGGGCGTGATAACATTTATCTCTGGCATCTGGTTAAGCGAGATGAGTTTAAATTGTATACCacctgtttttgtgctattgtaaattcTAAATACTTTACCTTTAcatttctaatttctaatttACCTTGTTTCTAAACTGCTTCTTTTCAGGTGCACTATACTTAAAATTGGTATGGCTCTataggcaaatacacacacacacacacacttatatactaTATACCgtagggtgaacattggtaaagtgggacaactggtaaagtgggacagttaacatttatcatcaatatcttcatattgctttactgtagccaattaaatcttttggatatattttctctagcatgtaatgtttaaaatataatattaagtgtggttctgatgtcttcctggggggcgtgataacatgtcattcaaaggctgagccaaaaaaacaaCGATTTTGAAAATGACATAGCAATCTGAGGTCAATAATGTTAAGGGCCTAGCACTTTCAAAATTGATGTTAGGCCTCAACAACTGTTTTCATATGAAAGGTGACTTCATTAAGTATCATCTAGTTAAAAAttcattaatttttttaaataaaatattttaattaggggcacattttccactgtcccactttaccaatggctattggtaaagtgggacagggcacattttttatggtgaaacagcaaataatgtattatatttcaataaaatgttgcttatAATTGCTTATTATAAGAAAATTACCAATAAAATCGTGTATTAGTCTCTTTTTCAGTAGTAATATGC encodes:
- the ccdc85cb gene encoding coiled-coil domain-containing protein 85C-B isoform X2, with the protein product MAKNCTDGLRDDLGKVSDEELFRCSKEELIKRLRKADGEKMNLMIEHGNMMKDVNRRLQVHLHEIRNLKEINQKLQDDNQELRELCCFLDDDRQKGKKLSREWQRFGRYTASSMWKDVGLYQQKLKELESCQESMLRENADLKEIILMLDEDRNGAGSRSSIDSQSSLTNLNGGTGNVRDVGDGSSTSSTGSAGSPDHHHNHNHSHKVSDPKVVSTTTIGRSMDDLSAPHHHRSIPNGLNDSSSTYIRQLETKVRILEDDNHKLLSQCNMGDLRSLRKGMTLYHSESQLSSLPQRQEAMLNGTGRLPTSESSPSAGFLSSVQKPEAVVHAMKVLEVHDNLDKQVPEDFNNEDLSEKEKAIVREMCNVVWRKLGDAAGSKPSIRQHLSGNQFKGPV
- the LOC134469174 gene encoding cholesterol 24-hydroxylase-like, which codes for MASVGSLILGWAGYLLLILFGVILVAFVGYVLYVKYIHLKYDHIPGPPRDNFLLGHMPTILSDSRTPGRHINERFLEWAEQYGPVCRINSLHSIFLIVSCPEATKEVLMSPKYSKDPFVYKRLFNLFGTRFLGTGLVTAMDHESWYKQRRIMDPAFSSVYLRGLIDTFNERAERLMTKLSEFADSEEPVHMHKMINSFTMDVITKIAFGVDLDLMNVNDSPFPQAIEMCLKGMVHYIRDPLFQLWSKNKKVIEEIKEACQLLRKTGAMWINERKKAVQSGEEVPMDILTQILKSAEENKKDDDEEIMLDNFVTFFIAGQETTANQLAFAIMELGRHPEILQRLKEEVDDVLGVKQDISNEDLGRLTYLNQVLKETLRLYPTAPGTSRWLAKDIVIDGIKVPGNCAVLFSSYVSSRLDRFFKDPLTFDPERFNVNAPKPYYCYFPFALGPRSCLGQNFSQIEAKVAMAKLLQRFDFSLVPGQSFEILDTGTLRPESGVMCTLKLRGTA
- the ccdc85cb gene encoding coiled-coil domain-containing protein 85C-B isoform X1, whose translation is MAKNCTDGLRDDLGKVSDEELFRCSKEELIKRLRKADGEKMNLMIEHGNMMKDVNRRLQVHLHEIRNLKEINQKLQDDNQELRELCCFLDDDRQKGKKLSREWQRFGRYTASSMWKDVGLYQQKLKELESCQESMLRENADLKEIILMLDEDRNGAGSRSSIDSQSSLTNLNGGTGNVRDVGDGSSTSSTGSAGSPDHHHNHNHSHKVSDPKVVSTTTIGRSMDDLSAPHHHRSIPNGLNDSSSTYIRQLETKVRILEDDNHKLLSQPCSRYSLSKIQTKCNMGDLRSLRKGMTLYHSESQLSSLPQRQEAMLNGTGRLPTSESSPSAGFLSSVQKPEAVVHAMKVLEVHDNLDKQVPEDFNNEDLSEKEKAIVREMCNVVWRKLGDAAGSKPSIRQHLSGNQFKGPV